From the genome of Amia ocellicauda isolate fAmiCal2 chromosome 14, fAmiCal2.hap1, whole genome shotgun sequence, one region includes:
- the paqr9 gene encoding membrane progesterone receptor epsilon, producing MALASRRRCSSQLLRHTDVPARVTESFILSGYRSPDYSLGECLASAFRPTNETANFWTHFLALFVFAFHFLELFWWERTPPCSDPFFYPFWNYFIGVAGLLVVSSMAHLLNSMSLLVREVCFFVDYGTISAYTVGSSLAYFYYIHPKAGIVAASGLGQGRNGSGAGRDVGNANPLPLPLLPPSQTPPSALPDLSFFFETVYIPSACLVALICTLACCNTRQRWRRYRYVIRTLVFLLPFTVASAPVFYRLYTAPPVAGGPGWACGGPPGPEVDVDPTAATLAPFFYRHCFWLALSAVFNISKIPERLSPGRFDIWGHSHQWFHCCTFLSILDELHMIKAEIRDIAMTSALGLDPQGDQHGQAGLSYLSPSSPSSSRPLAGPTLLSTYGVMFGLQTCIAAIISWFVFRTCADHGFRPPPPAPADCCPPIAHPKSN from the coding sequence ATGGCGCTGGCATCCCGGCGGCGCTGCTCCTCCCAGCTGCTCCGGCACACGGATGTGCCGGCGCGGGTGACGGAGAGCTTCATCCTCTCGGGGTACCGCTCCCCGGACTACAGCCTGGGCGAGTGCCTGGCCTCGGCCTTCCGGCCCACCAATGAGACGGCCAACTTCTGGACCCACTTCCTGGCGCTGTTCGTCTTCGCCTTCCACTTCCTGGAGCTCTTCTGGTGGGAGCGCACGCCGCCCTGCTCTGACCCCTTCTTCTACCCCTTCTGGAACTACTTCATCGGGGTGGCAGGCCTGCTGGTGGTCAGCAGCATGGCCCACCTGCTCAACTCCATGTCGCTGCTGGTGCGCGAGGTCTGCTTCTTCGTGGACTATGGCACCATCAGCGCCTACACTGTGGGCTCCTCGTTGGCCTACTTCTACTACATCCACCCGAAGGCGGGCATCGTTGCCGCCTCCGGCCTGGGCCAGGGTAGGAATGGCTCTGGGGCAGGGAGGGATGTGGGAAATGCCAACCCCTTACCGCTGCCCTTGCTTCCCCCAAGCCAGACCCCTCCCTCCGCCCTCCCAGACCTCTCATTCTTCTTTGAGACGGTCTACATCCCCAGCGCCTGCCTGGTGGCCCTGATCTGCACGCTGGCCTGCTGCAACACGCGCCAGCGCTGGCGCCGCTACCGCTACGTCATCCGCACCCTGGTCTTCCTGCTGCCCTTCACAGTGGCCTCCGCGCCTGTCTTCTACCGGCTGTATACGGCACCGCCGGTGGCGGGTGGCCCCGGTTGGGCGTGCGGAGGTCCCCCGGGCCCTGAGGTGGACGTGGACCCCACCGCCGCCACCCTGGCACCCTTCTTCTACCGCCACTGCTTCTGGCTGGCGCTTTCGGCCGTGTTCAACATCAGCAAGATCCCCGAGCGGCTGTCCCCGGGCCGCTTTGACATCTGGGGCCACAGCCACCAGTGGTTCCACTGCTGCACCTTCCTCAGCATCCTGGACGAGTTGCACATGATCAAGGCCGAGATCCGGGACATCGCCATGACCTCCGCCCTGGGCCTGGACCCGCAGGGAGACCAGCACGGCCAAGCGGGACTCTCCTACCTCTCCCCGTCATCCCCTTCCTCCTCCCGCCCCCTGGCCGGCCCCACCCTGCTCTCCACCTACGGGGTGATGTTTGGCCTGCAGACCTGCATCGCCGCCATCATCTCCTGGTTCGTCTTCCGCACCTGCGCCGACCACGGCTTCAGACCCCCGCCTCCGGCCCCCGCTGACTGCTGCCCACCCATTGCCCACCCCAAATCCAATTGA
- the LOC136768323 gene encoding NXPE family member 3: MMKKVFILSLMAVCLFGVYLYSWEAVTQPQSIKLPSPLSQHQWDQIHSGTNHSCPTQTLTPPPPSANDTHLSPEEWQALRDALRWPSPDRPVTSLKDTTDPRHCFYNVENLRDNYTVGDTVNVTLVARDFSGNPKSYGGDFFQARLHSPELKASTYGSVQDHHNGTYTVQFSLLWPGQAWISLRLIHSSEAVQVLLRLREDDPNRVSFWGYFEEGNKSELAVCNAQRSISRCCCEYKDPATGEMWFCQKPAALPCHTLTYHRTGGYNAKLTDLDKSLLDTKLTDIEISGTDPIIHILPLDTESRQEQKCAPGLDTPVPAGFYFQDRWTSLVCSARSFPSAEQKADCLRDKQLYMMGDSTLRQWFDYLWKNAPTLKLMNPQNKHPSGPRMAVDTSNNVFMRWRTHGLPYRTHKIPRAQLHYIANEIDGLAEESQTVVVFNLCAHFSSFTLVTYVRRVAIIREAVRSLLRRSPETLVIIKSGNTGYKDAFTSDWLILQLNIALRWMFQGLPVVFIDVWQMTSCHYTPDQIHPKPIIIQNEVDLFLSFICPQ; this comes from the exons GTATATTTGTACAGTTGGGAGGCAGTGACTCAACCCCAGAGTATAAAGCTGCCCAGCCCCCTCTCCCAACATCAGTGGGACCAGATCCACTCCGGCACAAACCACAGCTGTCCAACTCAGACCTTGACCCCGCCGCCTCCCTCAGCGAACGACACCCACCTCAGCCCAGAGGAGTGGCAGGCTCTCAGGGATGCTCTTCGCTGGCCGTCCCCAGACAGGCCTGTAACCTCCCTGAAGGACACCACAGACCCCAGACACTGCTTCTACAATGTGGAGAACCTGAGGGACAATTACACAGTTGGGGACACTGTGAACGTAACTCTGGTGGCCAGAGATTTTTCTGGGAATCCCAAAAGCTATGGAGGGGACTTCTTCCAGGCCCGTCTGCACTCCCCTGAGCTCAAAGCCAGCACTTACGGCTCGGTGCAGGATCACCACAACGGGACCTACACGGTCCAGTTCTCCCTCCTGTGGCCCGGCCAGGCCTGGATCTCCCTGCGGCTGATTCACTCCAGTGAAGCCGTGCAGGtgctgctccggctcagggagGACGACCCCAACAGGGTGTCCTTCTGGGGATATTTCGAGGAGGGGAACAAATCGGAACTTGCAGTCTGCAACGCCCAGAGGAGCATCTCACGCTGCTGCTGTGAGTACAAGGACCCTGCAACTGGGGAGATGTGGTTCTGCCAGAAAccagctgccctgccctgccacaCCCTCACCTACCACCGCACGGGGGGCTACAATGCAAAACTGACCGACCTGGACAAGAGTCTTCTGGACAC GAAGTTAACTGACATTGAGATATCAGGAACTGACCCCATAATCCACATCCTGCCCTTGGACACAGAAAGCA gacaggagcagaagtgcGCTCCCGGTTTGGACACTCCGGTTCCGGCCGGGTTCTATTTCCAGGACCGCTGGACCTCGCTGGTCTGTTCCGCTCGCAGTTTCCCCAGCGCAGAGCAGAAAGCCGACTGTCTACGGGACAAGCAGCTGTACATGATGGGTGACTCCACGTTGCGCCAGTGGTTCGATTACCTGTGGAAGAATGCACCCA CTCTCAAGCTCATGAATCCCCAAAACAAACATCCGTCGGGGCCTAGGATGGCAGTGGACACCAGTAACAATGTGTTCATGCGCTGGCGAACTCACGGTCTGCCCTACCGAACACACAAGATCCCGAGGGCGCAGCTGCACTACATCGCCAACGAGATAGATGGGCTGGCTGAAGAAAGCCAAACCGTGGTTGTCTTCAACCTCTGTGCGCACTTCAGCAGCTTCACGCTGGTCACCTACGTCCGCCGGGTCGCCATCATCCGAGAGGCGGTGCGCTCGCTGCTGCGCCGGAGCCCTGAGACCCTCGTGATCATCAAGTCTGGCAACACCGGCTACAAGGATGCCTTCACCAGCGACTGGCTGATCCTGCAGCTGAACATCGCGCTCAGGTGGATGTTCCAGGGCCTCCCTGTTGTCTTCATCGATGTCTGGCAGATGACCTCTTGCCACTACACCCCGGACCAGATCCACCCCAAGCCCATCATCATCCAGAACGAAGTTGACCTGTTCCTGTCCTTCATCTGTCCCCAGTGA
- the LOC136768313 gene encoding NXPE family member 3 — MMKKVFILPLLILGFLVYLYSWEAVTQPQSIKLPSPLSQHEWDQIHSGTNHSCPTQTLTPPPTPANDTHLSPEEWQALREALRWPSPDRPVTSLDNTTDPRHCFYYVENLRDNYTVGDTLNITLVARDFSGNPKSYGGDFFQARLHSPELKASTYGSVQDHHNGTYTVQFSLLWPGQARISLRLIHSSEAVQVLRQHREDDPNKVSFRGYFEEGGRSETVVCNAQRSGSRCCCEYKDPATGEMWFCQKPAALPCHALVYHSAGTYQAKLTDLDKSLLETKLTDIGISGTDPITHILPLDTESRQEQKCAPGLDTPVPAGFYFQDRWTSLVCSARSFSSAEQIVGCLKDKQLYMMGDSTMRQWFEYLQTTVPSKSPRHQHTRYAILPYRTFKIPRARLHYIANEIDGLAEESHTVVVVNLCAHLTTFPLATYVRRVAIIREAVRSLLHRSPQTLVVIRSANTGYKSIYGSDWLSLQLDTVLRRMFQGLPVAFIDVWQMTSCHYTPDQIHPQPVVIRNEVNLFLSFVCPQ; from the exons ATGATGAAGAAAGTCTTCATCCTACCTTTACTGATTCTGGGTTTTTTG GTATATTTGTACAGTTGGGAGGCAGTGACTCAGCCTCAGAGTATAAAGCTGCCCAGCCCCCTCTCCCAACATGAGTGGGACCAGATCCACTCCGGCACAAACCACAGCTGTCCAACCCAGACCCTGACCCCACCCCCTACCCCAGCGAACGACACCCACCTCAGCCCAGAGGAGTGGCAGGCTCTCAGGGAGGCTCTTCGCTGGCCGTCTCCAGACAGGCCTGTCACCTCCCTGGACAACACCACAGACCCCAGACACTGCTTCTACTATGTGGAGAACCTGAGGGACAATTACACAGTGGGGGACACTCTGAACATCACTCTGGTCGCCAGGGATTTCTCTGGGAATCCCAAAAGCTACGGAGGGGACTTCTTCCAGGCTCGGCTGCACTCCCCTGAGCTCAAAGCCAGCACTTATGGCTCGGTGCAGGATCACCACAATGGGACCTACACAGTCCAGTTCTCCCTCCTGTGGCCCGGTCAGGCCCGGATCTCCCTGCGGCTGATCCACTCCAGTGAAGCCGTGCAGGTTCTGCGCCAGCACAGGGAGGATGACCCCAACAAGGTGTCTTTCCGGGGGTATTTTGAGGAGGGGGGCAGATCAGAGACTGTAGTCTGCAACGCCCAGAGGAGCGGCTCACGCTGCTGCTGTGAGTACAAGGACCCTGCGACCGGGGAGATGTGGTTCTGCCAGAAAccagctgccctgccctgccacgCCCTCGTCTACCACAGCGCTGGGACCTACCAGGCAAAACTGACCGACCTGGACAAGAGCCTTCTGGAGAC GAAGTTAACTGACATTGGGATATCAGGAACTGACCCTATAACCCACATCCTGCCCTTGGACACAGAAAGCA gacaggagcagaagtgcGCTCCCGGTTTGGACACTCCGGTTCCGGCCGGGTTCTATTTCCAGGACCGCTGGACCTCGCTGGTCTGCTCCGCTCGCAGTTTCTCCAGCGCAGAGCAGATAGTCGGCTGCCTGAAGGACAAGCAGCTGTACATGATGGGCGACTCCACGATGCGCCAGTGGTTTGAATACCTGCAGACGACTGTGCCCAGTAAGAGCCCGAGACATCAACACACCCGATACGCCATTCTGCCCTACCGGACATTCAAGATCCCGAGGGCGCGGCTGCACTACATCGCCAACGAGATTGACGGGTTGGCAGAAGAAAGCCACACCGTGGTGGTCGTCAACCTCTGTGCACACCTCACTACCTTCCCACTGGCCACGTACGTCCGCCGGGTCGCAATTATCCGAGAGGCGGTGCGCTCGCTGCTGCACCGGAGCCCCCAGACACTCGTGGTCATCAGGTCGGCCAACACCGGCTACAAGAGCATCTACGGCAGTGACTGGCTGTCCCTGCAGCTGGACACCGTGCTCAGGAGGATGTTCCAGGGTCTCCCTGTGGCCTTCATCGATGTCTGGCAGATGACCTCCTGCCACTACACCCCGGACCAGATCCACCCCCAGCCTGTCGTCATCCGGAACGAAGTTAACCTGTTCCTGTCCTTCGTTTGTCCCCAGTGA